In the genome of Natronorubrum sediminis, one region contains:
- a CDS encoding transcription factor S has protein sequence MEFCDECGSMMKADDGVWECGSCGYSKPKGDADEYVVTDSQEASEIIESSEETSLPETDALCPECGHDRAYWYMQQIRSADESETRFFICSECEYKWREDDN, from the coding sequence ATGGAATTCTGCGACGAATGCGGTTCGATGATGAAAGCGGACGATGGCGTGTGGGAGTGTGGCAGTTGTGGCTATTCGAAACCCAAGGGCGACGCGGACGAATACGTCGTCACTGACAGCCAGGAGGCGAGTGAAATTATCGAATCCTCCGAGGAGACCTCGCTTCCGGAAACGGACGCACTCTGTCCCGAGTGTGGCCACGACCGAGCGTACTGGTACATGCAACAGATCCGCTCGGCAGACGAATCCGAGACCCGATTCTTCATCTGCAGCGAGTGTGAGTACAAGTGGCGCGAAGACGATAACTGA
- the glmM gene encoding phosphoglucosamine mutase, with protein MFGTSGIRGAVGEDVTADLALAVGRALASEGYERVVVGRDVRESGSMLADALTAGIRECGGDVLEIGVAPTPTVARGVEWLDADAGVVITASHNPKTDNGIKLWSPTGQAFDAERREAITARVEADDYDLEAWDGLGTRRRREGLLERHVETITETITSTGDDALTDLEVVVDVGNGAGSVAADALIDLGCSVRTLNAQPDGRFPGRPSEPNEETLEDLQQLVGATDAAIGVALDGDGDRLVAVDERGRFVPKDLLLALFAREAAGEGERVAAPVDTSLAVDDALAAVGASVTRTAVGDVYVAERATEADVTFGGEPSGAWIWPAETLCPDGPLAACKLVAMAANSGSLAELVDDLETYPIRRTSIELEDKAAAMDRIEATVRDRDVEVDTLDGVRLEHEGGWTLIRPSGTESVVRITAEARDPERADELFAEARELVLEAAE; from the coding sequence ATGTTCGGAACGAGCGGTATTCGGGGGGCGGTCGGGGAGGACGTCACGGCTGACCTTGCGCTCGCTGTCGGCCGTGCACTCGCGTCTGAGGGGTACGAACGCGTCGTCGTTGGACGGGATGTCCGCGAAAGCGGGTCGATGCTCGCCGACGCACTCACCGCCGGAATTCGCGAGTGTGGCGGCGACGTCCTCGAGATTGGCGTCGCCCCCACGCCGACCGTGGCCCGGGGCGTCGAGTGGCTCGACGCAGACGCTGGCGTCGTGATCACCGCCTCGCACAATCCCAAGACCGACAACGGCATCAAACTCTGGTCGCCGACGGGACAGGCATTCGACGCCGAGCGCCGCGAAGCGATCACGGCCCGCGTCGAGGCAGACGACTACGATCTCGAGGCCTGGGACGGTCTCGGCACTCGGCGACGCCGCGAGGGACTCCTCGAGCGCCACGTCGAGACGATTACGGAGACGATCACGAGCACCGGGGACGACGCACTCACGGACCTCGAGGTCGTCGTCGACGTCGGAAACGGCGCGGGAAGCGTGGCTGCGGACGCGTTGATCGACCTCGGCTGTTCCGTCCGAACGCTCAACGCACAACCGGACGGGCGCTTTCCCGGGCGGCCGAGCGAACCGAACGAAGAAACGCTCGAAGACCTCCAGCAGCTGGTGGGCGCGACGGACGCCGCGATCGGTGTCGCCCTCGACGGCGACGGTGATCGACTGGTCGCCGTGGACGAGCGCGGGCGATTCGTCCCGAAAGACTTGCTTCTCGCCTTGTTCGCGCGCGAAGCCGCGGGGGAGGGCGAGCGGGTGGCCGCCCCCGTCGATACGAGCCTCGCTGTCGACGACGCGCTGGCGGCCGTCGGTGCATCGGTGACCCGAACGGCCGTCGGCGACGTGTACGTCGCAGAACGCGCGACCGAAGCCGACGTCACCTTCGGCGGCGAACCGAGTGGCGCGTGGATCTGGCCGGCGGAAACGCTCTGTCCGGACGGCCCCCTCGCGGCCTGCAAACTCGTCGCGATGGCCGCCAACAGTGGCTCGCTCGCAGAACTGGTCGACGACCTCGAGACGTACCCCATTCGACGCACCTCCATCGAACTCGAGGACAAGGCCGCCGCGATGGATCGCATCGAGGCCACGGTTCGCGACCGAGACGTCGAGGTTGATACCCTTGACGGCGTCCGCCTCGAGCACGAGGGCGGCTGGACCTTGATTCGGCCGAGTGGCACGGAATCGGTCGTGCGGATCACCGCCGAAGCGCGCGACCCGGAACGCGCGGACGAACTGTTCGCCGAGGCGCGAGAACTCGTGCTCGAGGCGGCCGAGTAA
- a CDS encoding DHH family phosphoesterase, producing the protein MSDWSGSVSNAFFEGGALLTDQAEEWLTSLEPLVLSLLVVVFVGLVLGGWWLVRWFRRPPGVRLQRLLSNYDDVAVLMHPNPDPDAMSCAMGVARIADTVGTETTLQYAGEIRHQENRAFRTVLDLDLESIESSSELAADAVVLVDHNTPRGFTGSQTVEPVAVVDHHPGNGAGTEFTDVRTDYGAASTILVEYLLEIGADFGDNEDGAFEVSAELATGLLYGIQSDTNQLTTGCSGAEFDACAALFSGIDEDLLDRVANPQVSDDVLQIKARAITEKRIEGAFAVCDVGSVSNTDAIPQAADELMHLEGVTAVVVYGESDGTIHLSGRSRDDRVHMGETLRHAISDIPMANAGGHARMGGGQLSLDHMNGIGPSDGIGSEEFEQRLFSAMAGER; encoded by the coding sequence ATGAGCGATTGGAGTGGATCGGTCAGCAACGCATTTTTCGAGGGGGGTGCGTTGCTCACGGATCAGGCCGAAGAGTGGCTCACATCGCTCGAGCCACTCGTCTTGTCCTTGCTCGTCGTCGTTTTCGTGGGTCTCGTTTTGGGTGGATGGTGGCTCGTTCGCTGGTTTCGGCGCCCTCCCGGCGTTCGACTCCAGCGACTGCTCAGCAACTACGACGACGTGGCGGTGTTGATGCATCCCAATCCGGATCCGGACGCGATGTCCTGTGCGATGGGCGTCGCCCGAATCGCCGACACCGTTGGAACCGAGACGACGTTGCAGTACGCCGGGGAGATTCGCCACCAGGAAAACCGGGCGTTTCGAACCGTACTGGACCTCGACCTCGAGTCGATCGAATCGAGTTCTGAACTCGCCGCCGACGCGGTCGTACTCGTCGACCACAATACGCCGCGTGGATTCACCGGCTCACAGACCGTCGAGCCGGTCGCAGTCGTCGATCACCACCCTGGAAACGGTGCGGGAACGGAGTTTACGGACGTTCGGACGGACTACGGTGCGGCCTCGACTATCCTCGTCGAGTATCTCCTCGAAATCGGCGCGGATTTTGGCGACAACGAAGACGGTGCATTCGAGGTCTCAGCGGAACTCGCGACGGGACTGTTGTACGGCATTCAATCGGATACGAACCAGTTGACGACAGGGTGTTCGGGAGCGGAGTTCGACGCCTGCGCCGCGCTCTTTTCGGGTATCGACGAGGACCTGCTGGACCGCGTGGCGAATCCGCAGGTCAGCGACGACGTCTTGCAGATCAAGGCGAGAGCGATCACCGAGAAGCGAATCGAAGGGGCGTTCGCCGTCTGTGATGTCGGCTCGGTCTCGAACACTGACGCGATTCCACAGGCAGCGGACGAACTCATGCACCTAGAGGGCGTCACGGCCGTCGTCGTCTACGGCGAGAGCGACGGGACGATCCATCTCTCGGGTCGCTCTCGAGACGACCGCGTCCACATGGGTGAAACGCTCCGCCACGCGATCAGCGACATTCCGATGGCAAACGCCGGCGGGCACGCCCGGATGGGCGGGGGCCAACTGTCGCTCGATCACATGAACGGAATCGGTCCCTCGGACGGAATCGGGAGCGAAGAGTTCGAACAGCGACTGTTCTCGGCGATGGCCGGCGAACGGTAA
- a CDS encoding SDR family oxidoreductase — translation MDVAILGCGHVGLELGRQLTERGHDVVGVRRSDEGVSLIDDAGFEAVQADVTDAAQLEAVADVDAIVFAASSGGRGAEAARDVYVNGLETVIEHFGNRTHSPDRLVYTSSTGVHGDHDGEWVGSETPIDPTTEKTEVLAAAERIALEYPPEYGFEGTVARFAGLYGPERYRLERYLEGPVTEGYLNMVHRDDAAGAVRFLLEEDRARGEVVQVVDDEPAHKWEFADWLAERCGLEHPPKQTKAERLEESDISAAGERRILTSKRCSNEKLRELGYEFVYPTYREGYCDAIDTYREERD, via the coding sequence ATGGACGTTGCAATTCTCGGCTGTGGCCACGTCGGTCTCGAACTCGGCCGGCAACTCACCGAACGCGGACACGACGTCGTCGGCGTCCGTCGATCCGACGAAGGCGTGAGCCTGATCGACGATGCCGGCTTCGAGGCTGTGCAGGCGGACGTGACCGACGCCGCACAACTCGAGGCCGTGGCTGACGTCGACGCCATCGTCTTCGCCGCCAGCAGTGGCGGGCGCGGCGCGGAGGCAGCGCGAGACGTCTACGTGAACGGCCTCGAGACGGTGATCGAACACTTCGGCAATCGGACCCACTCGCCTGATCGACTGGTGTACACCTCCTCGACCGGCGTACACGGCGATCACGACGGCGAGTGGGTCGGTTCGGAGACGCCGATCGATCCGACCACCGAGAAGACCGAGGTGCTCGCGGCGGCCGAGCGAATCGCCCTCGAGTATCCGCCCGAGTACGGCTTCGAGGGAACCGTCGCTCGATTTGCGGGCCTCTACGGGCCCGAACGCTACCGTCTCGAGCGATATCTGGAGGGGCCGGTGACCGAGGGCTATCTGAACATGGTCCACCGAGACGACGCGGCCGGAGCCGTTCGCTTTCTGCTCGAGGAAGACCGTGCGCGAGGCGAGGTCGTCCAGGTCGTCGACGACGAACCGGCCCACAAGTGGGAGTTCGCAGATTGGCTGGCCGAGCGCTGCGGACTCGAGCACCCGCCAAAACAGACGAAAGCCGAGCGACTCGAGGAGTCGGACATTTCGGCCGCTGGCGAGCGTCGGATTCTGACCAGCAAACGCTGTTCGAACGAGAAATTACGCGAGTTGGGTTACGAGTTCGTGTACCCAACGTACCGAGAGGGGTACTGTGATGCGATCGATACCTACCGTGAGGAGAGGGACTGA
- a CDS encoding DUF5791 family protein, with translation MFYEQRMQAPESPAGLREEYLEDLRSIVNQHGVETVVEATDVDENAADAIHDGDDPDLLLSDVAQIHSLEPDEPAPDELVTIACEHLLLGMSTAVLDVDAIESELALELDAKEIQQKLEQRSPMTLEEFVHIQYVIVDGAP, from the coding sequence ATGTTCTACGAGCAACGGATGCAAGCCCCGGAGTCGCCCGCCGGGCTCCGCGAGGAATACCTCGAGGACCTCCGATCGATCGTCAACCAACACGGCGTCGAGACCGTCGTCGAAGCAACCGACGTCGACGAGAACGCCGCCGACGCCATTCATGACGGCGACGACCCCGACTTGCTCCTCTCGGACGTCGCCCAGATCCACTCGCTCGAGCCGGACGAACCCGCCCCTGACGAACTCGTGACCATCGCGTGCGAGCACCTGTTGTTGGGAATGTCGACGGCCGTTCTCGACGTCGACGCCATCGAGAGCGAACTCGCACTCGAACTCGACGCGAAGGAGATCCAGCAGAAACTCGAGCAGCGTTCGCCGATGACGCTCGAGGAGTTCGTTCACATCCAGTACGTGATCGTCGACGGCGCACCGTAA
- a CDS encoding glycoside hydrolase family 2 protein produces MDDKWTGGYLTDQDEGPPTVRTWRPISEVGDLEPSTADSGALAYRTTLEDLRRTETERALATLEGDAPRIELWLGGSNRGEYEPFAGPLSLEFDPETESELIVVCESDGSTRDPESTGTEEIGEANTSVRARQPPGTQWSVNVEARPQTFLRRLEVRPRLTDDGGIIDVELEIDAGRAIDDAITLSLRPEGFRGSAAMQRLAVQADAGERVVVRDSLEVREPSLWWPQGYGPQHQYTVQAKLGADSVTQTVGFCSVTRDGEEVLVNGRPVRLRGFRWHPSGDPVADIERAVAANANVVRVGANAPPEALYDACDEAGVLLWHALSADGFAVTNSEGEPNAKSDGAADGTATLRSSLERRASHHPSASLYGVTTERSQRYDGPYESGFLSKLRFRFRAWRVSPADERVDSVAETIATALPEEYPVISRAGPPGTDPDATQLALGWEYLAAEDIEWLLESNPSLGETVAGIDVGTLTDEDVDPDTVSTLESAVLDCRFGADDGEGTLERQQARTVKTVVEALRRHESKTLVGPPIRDLGSGGGLGVVRNDGEEKPAYRALSHSFEPVQAVLESPPSPGPVGIVLCNDTHAERAVTVRWAAGENEGETTVSVGPLETASAGTADVPRNATEVQLTLHDDDRSVSNRYHL; encoded by the coding sequence ATGGATGACAAGTGGACTGGTGGTTACCTCACAGATCAGGACGAGGGGCCACCGACGGTGCGAACGTGGCGGCCGATCTCGGAGGTCGGTGATCTCGAGCCCTCAACGGCTGACTCCGGCGCGCTCGCCTACCGAACGACCCTCGAGGACCTCCGTCGAACCGAAACGGAGCGTGCATTGGCTACGCTCGAGGGCGACGCCCCTCGAATCGAACTCTGGCTCGGCGGGTCGAATCGCGGCGAGTACGAACCGTTCGCCGGACCGCTCTCCCTCGAGTTCGATCCGGAGACGGAGTCGGAACTGATCGTCGTCTGTGAGTCCGATGGGTCCACCCGTGATCCAGAGTCGACCGGGACGGAGGAGATCGGCGAGGCGAACACGTCCGTTCGCGCCCGACAACCGCCGGGGACCCAGTGGTCCGTCAACGTCGAGGCCCGGCCCCAGACCTTTTTGCGCCGACTCGAGGTACGCCCGCGATTGACTGACGACGGCGGCATCATCGACGTGGAACTCGAGATCGACGCCGGTCGGGCGATCGACGACGCGATCACGCTCTCGTTGCGCCCGGAGGGGTTTCGGGGGAGTGCGGCCATGCAACGGCTCGCAGTACAGGCGGACGCGGGCGAGCGAGTCGTCGTGCGCGATTCGCTCGAGGTGAGGGAGCCGTCGTTGTGGTGGCCACAGGGCTACGGCCCACAGCATCAGTATACGGTGCAAGCGAAACTCGGCGCTGATTCCGTGACCCAGACTGTCGGATTCTGCTCGGTCACGCGCGACGGCGAGGAGGTGCTGGTCAACGGCCGACCAGTTCGCCTTCGCGGATTTCGGTGGCACCCCAGTGGCGATCCAGTTGCGGACATCGAACGCGCTGTGGCCGCGAATGCGAATGTCGTTCGCGTGGGGGCGAACGCGCCACCGGAGGCGCTCTACGACGCGTGTGACGAAGCCGGGGTTCTCCTCTGGCACGCGCTGTCGGCGGACGGATTTGCTGTGACGAACTCGGAGGGGGAACCGAACGCGAAAAGCGACGGGGCTGCAGACGGAACTGCTACGCTCCGCTCGTCGCTCGAGCGACGGGCGTCTCACCATCCGAGCGCCTCGTTGTACGGCGTCACAACAGAACGCAGCCAGCGATACGACGGGCCCTACGAGAGCGGCTTCCTCTCGAAGCTTCGCTTTCGCTTCCGTGCGTGGCGTGTGAGCCCAGCAGACGAGCGAGTCGACTCGGTCGCAGAGACGATTGCAACGGCACTTCCGGAGGAGTATCCGGTCATCTCGCGTGCGGGCCCGCCCGGGACGGACCCCGACGCGACGCAGTTGGCACTCGGGTGGGAGTATCTCGCTGCCGAGGACATCGAGTGGCTCCTCGAGTCGAACCCGTCGCTGGGAGAGACGGTTGCCGGAATCGACGTGGGGACGCTCACTGACGAGGACGTGGACCCGGACACGGTATCGACGCTCGAGTCGGCCGTGCTCGACTGCCGATTCGGTGCAGACGACGGGGAGGGCACACTGGAGCGACAGCAGGCCCGAACGGTGAAGACAGTCGTGGAGGCGCTTCGCCGCCACGAATCGAAGACGCTGGTTGGCCCGCCGATTCGGGATCTCGGCTCCGGCGGTGGGCTCGGCGTCGTGCGCAACGACGGCGAGGAAAAGCCCGCCTATCGGGCACTGTCTCACTCGTTCGAACCCGTCCAGGCCGTCCTCGAGTCGCCTCCATCACCGGGGCCAGTCGGAATCGTGCTCTGTAACGACACGCACGCCGAGCGAGCGGTGACCGTTCGGTGGGCGGCGGGCGAAAACGAGGGAGAGACGACCGTCTCCGTCGGCCCACTCGAGACGGCATCCGCTGGAACGGCCGATGTGCCACGAAATGCCACAGAGGTGCAACTTACTCTACACGACGACGACCGATCGGTCTCGAACCGCTACCATTTATAA
- a CDS encoding coiled-coil protein, whose protein sequence is MVDESKNIELTEDDLENKSKGQLIKMAGQLRDRRNDLNQMASERASNRDDLNAETREKVDEAQEHREKRDELNEQVQEHKDSRNELNAEANELFDKVEDLKSDMELDEGKDLEELKEEIEQLEFKQQTEVLSSEEEKELIEKIEDKREEYEERKGKLDQNEDLEELVEEAEEVRSEASQHHQKVTELADKAQEHHNQMIEAYREADDIRDEADDMHESFVEAQEAADQHHEDFVRVQKRLRELDKEEEQERKSERDKKKEEAKEEAEEIYQKFKEGETLDTEDLMKLQKTGLL, encoded by the coding sequence ATGGTAGACGAATCGAAAAACATCGAACTGACAGAAGACGACCTCGAAAACAAATCGAAAGGACAGCTCATCAAAATGGCCGGCCAGCTCCGAGATCGACGAAACGATCTCAACCAGATGGCCTCCGAACGAGCGTCCAACCGAGACGACCTGAACGCCGAGACACGCGAAAAGGTCGACGAGGCCCAAGAACACCGCGAAAAACGCGACGAGCTCAACGAGCAAGTCCAGGAGCACAAGGACAGCCGTAACGAGCTCAACGCCGAAGCCAACGAACTCTTCGACAAGGTCGAGGACCTCAAATCGGACATGGAACTCGACGAGGGCAAGGATTTAGAGGAGCTCAAAGAAGAGATCGAGCAACTCGAGTTCAAACAGCAGACGGAGGTCCTCTCGAGCGAAGAGGAGAAAGAACTCATCGAGAAGATCGAGGACAAGCGCGAGGAGTACGAAGAGCGCAAGGGAAAACTCGATCAGAACGAGGATCTCGAGGAGCTCGTCGAGGAGGCTGAAGAGGTCCGCTCGGAAGCGTCCCAACACCACCAGAAGGTGACGGAACTCGCGGACAAGGCCCAGGAACATCACAATCAGATGATCGAGGCCTACCGCGAAGCCGACGACATTCGTGACGAAGCAGACGATATGCACGAGTCCTTCGTCGAGGCCCAGGAGGCCGCCGACCAGCACCACGAGGACTTCGTCCGCGTCCAAAAGCGCCTGCGCGAACTGGACAAGGAAGAAGAGCAAGAGCGCAAGTCCGAGCGCGACAAGAAGAAAGAAGAGGCCAAGGAGGAAGCCGAGGAAATCTACCAGAAGTTCAAGGAGGGCGAAACCCTCGACACCGAAGACCTGATGAAACTTCAGAAGACGGGGCTACTCTAA
- a CDS encoding nuclear transport factor 2 family protein, which produces MTMGENRPASAVEATNQEVLIEFYGEFNIAVTSLDEDDELAETLHRDISWEIVTTGDRTEATYNGIDAVIERIVSSARETTDHLQALPERVIDAGETVVVEGAYVGTIDETSFDTPFVHIFELEEGLIHHCRAYAESPIERAPLDHADAVDQRHPRN; this is translated from the coding sequence ATGACGATGGGAGAGAACAGACCTGCATCGGCTGTGGAGGCGACAAATCAGGAAGTACTCATCGAGTTCTACGGTGAATTCAACATCGCAGTTACGAGTCTCGATGAAGACGACGAGTTAGCTGAAACGCTCCACAGAGACATCAGCTGGGAGATAGTAACGACCGGTGACCGAACCGAGGCAACCTATAACGGGATCGACGCCGTGATCGAACGTATCGTGTCGTCAGCTCGCGAGACAACGGACCACCTCCAGGCGCTCCCAGAACGGGTCATCGACGCCGGTGAGACCGTGGTCGTCGAGGGTGCGTACGTCGGGACTATCGACGAAACGTCGTTCGACACGCCATTCGTCCATATCTTCGAACTCGAGGAGGGGCTCATCCACCACTGTCGAGCGTACGCTGAATCGCCAATCGAACGGGCCCCACTCGATCACGCCGACGCGGTCGACCAGCGTCACCCCCGGAACTGA
- a CDS encoding carboxylate--amine ligase has protein sequence MHRHETDAGVLVPGIGAPSTVACLRSLRPRGIPTVVASETAETPAASSTYCDDFVRVPDPRADLHAYGDALLELANRPDVRTIIPVREEDVYVLANRKDAFAEVVETNWPDFETLRRVQDRVELFAAADAAGVAVPETAVFDQWDDWEQETIVKPRYTVAAPAYLGSNTDVESIGSTEYQIPGAPPDPQALVEERGHMPLVQERIDDSREFAFFALYDEGKPVATFQHCQRRGWKYCGGPSAYRETVYDQDLEDAGRAILDELEWHGLAMVEFLRDESDEEYKLMEINPRFWSSLPFSVRAGADFPYYYWQQALGEPIEDDASYEVGIGGHLLRGELSHVHSVLTEEYPMVERPSLPSTLVDVAASLVREPRFDYAVADDPAPFFQDGLNLLRAFRESRSDPEPVVEDENDRERSRSNELPQIEPLVRDDDEAEPPSPTSQGITQASHQLDD, from the coding sequence ATGCACCGACACGAAACTGACGCAGGTGTCCTCGTTCCCGGCATCGGCGCCCCGAGTACCGTCGCCTGTTTACGATCGCTTCGCCCGCGAGGGATTCCGACAGTCGTCGCTTCGGAGACGGCGGAGACGCCAGCAGCGTCCTCGACGTACTGTGACGACTTCGTGCGCGTACCCGATCCGAGAGCGGACTTGCACGCCTACGGCGACGCACTGCTCGAGCTCGCGAACAGACCGGACGTTCGAACGATCATCCCGGTTCGCGAGGAGGACGTGTACGTCCTCGCGAACCGCAAGGACGCATTCGCCGAGGTCGTCGAGACGAACTGGCCCGATTTCGAGACGCTCCGGCGAGTCCAGGACCGCGTCGAACTGTTCGCTGCGGCCGATGCGGCGGGCGTTGCAGTGCCCGAAACCGCGGTGTTCGACCAGTGGGACGATTGGGAGCAAGAAACGATCGTCAAGCCGCGATATACGGTCGCCGCACCGGCGTACCTCGGTTCCAACACCGACGTCGAGTCGATCGGTTCCACGGAGTACCAGATACCGGGCGCACCGCCGGATCCACAGGCACTCGTCGAGGAACGCGGCCACATGCCACTCGTACAGGAACGAATCGACGACTCGCGGGAGTTTGCCTTCTTCGCACTCTACGACGAGGGCAAGCCGGTCGCGACGTTCCAGCACTGCCAACGTCGCGGGTGGAAGTACTGTGGCGGTCCGAGCGCCTACCGCGAAACTGTCTACGATCAAGACTTAGAGGACGCTGGTAGAGCCATCCTCGACGAACTCGAGTGGCACGGCCTCGCGATGGTCGAGTTCCTCCGCGATGAATCTGACGAGGAGTACAAGCTGATGGAGATCAATCCGCGCTTCTGGTCGTCGTTGCCGTTTTCAGTCCGTGCAGGTGCTGACTTTCCGTACTACTACTGGCAGCAAGCACTCGGCGAACCGATCGAGGACGACGCGAGCTACGAGGTCGGGATTGGTGGGCACTTACTCCGCGGCGAACTCAGTCACGTCCACAGCGTGTTGACGGAGGAGTATCCGATGGTCGAACGGCCGTCGCTTCCGTCGACACTCGTCGACGTCGCCGCCTCGCTCGTCCGGGAGCCGAGATTCGATTACGCCGTTGCCGACGACCCGGCTCCGTTCTTCCAGGACGGACTGAACTTGCTCCGCGCGTTCCGAGAGAGTCGATCAGACCCGGAACCGGTCGTCGAGGACGAGAACGACCGTGAACGCTCACGGTCGAACGAACTCCCCCAAATAGAACCGCTCGTTCGAGACGACGACGAGGCGGAGCCGCCGTCCCCGACATCGCAGGGAATTACACAGGCATCTCACCAACTCGACGACTGA
- the sppA gene encoding signal peptide peptidase SppA: protein MVSAEGLGRLAIVGIGAAVFAAVGIALFVVYPATLTELLGVLLVLVTLVFGLRIASNIAQTLFPGYDVAEVAVDGPISRDGGGGRMPTGPQSTPADDIVEQIDRADEDGSVDALLVKLNTPGGEVVPSDDIRLAAERFDGPTIAYTTDVCASGGYWIASGCDELWARDGSIVGSIGVIGSRVNASDLAEKVGLSYERFAAGEYKDAGTPLKELEEDEREYLQTLIDDYYETFVDRVSDGRDLDEEFVRETEARIYLGEEAHEMGLVDTIGTRRDLEDELAERLDRPEVSIEEFEPERPLMARLGTGAQQVAYAFGAGIAGLTDDRTFRLRL, encoded by the coding sequence ATGGTTAGTGCTGAAGGGCTTGGTCGACTGGCAATCGTCGGAATCGGCGCAGCAGTGTTCGCTGCGGTTGGAATCGCGCTCTTCGTCGTCTATCCGGCGACACTTACGGAGCTCCTGGGCGTGCTCCTCGTGCTCGTCACCCTCGTCTTCGGGCTGCGAATTGCGAGTAACATCGCCCAAACGCTGTTTCCGGGGTACGACGTCGCCGAAGTCGCCGTCGACGGTCCGATTTCTCGAGACGGCGGGGGTGGACGCATGCCGACGGGCCCACAGTCGACGCCGGCGGACGATATCGTCGAGCAGATCGACCGTGCCGACGAGGACGGGAGCGTAGACGCGTTGCTCGTGAAGCTGAATACGCCCGGCGGCGAAGTCGTTCCGAGCGACGATATTCGACTCGCAGCCGAGCGATTCGACGGGCCGACTATCGCCTACACGACCGACGTCTGTGCCAGTGGCGGCTACTGGATCGCGAGTGGCTGCGACGAACTCTGGGCGCGCGACGGCTCTATCGTCGGCTCGATCGGCGTCATCGGCTCTCGAGTCAACGCGAGCGACCTCGCCGAAAAGGTCGGTCTCTCCTACGAGCGATTCGCAGCCGGTGAGTACAAAGACGCCGGCACGCCGCTCAAAGAACTCGAGGAAGACGAACGCGAGTACCTCCAGACGCTGATCGACGACTACTACGAGACGTTCGTCGATCGAGTGAGCGACGGCCGCGACTTAGACGAGGAGTTTGTCCGCGAGACGGAGGCTCGCATCTACCTCGGCGAGGAGGCCCACGAGATGGGGCTCGTCGATACGATCGGCACGCGTCGGGACCTCGAGGACGAACTGGCGGAGCGACTCGACAGACCCGAGGTTTCGATCGAAGAGTTCGAGCCCGAACGACCGTTGATGGCTCGTCTCGGCACCGGTGCACAGCAGGTAGCCTACGCCTTCGGAGCCGGTATTGCTGGCCTCACAGACGATCGAACGTTCCGACTCCGACTCTAA